The following coding sequences lie in one Rutidosis leptorrhynchoides isolate AG116_Rl617_1_P2 chromosome 6, CSIRO_AGI_Rlap_v1, whole genome shotgun sequence genomic window:
- the LOC139852102 gene encoding beta-ketoacyl-[acyl-carrier-protein] synthase III A, chloroplastic-like isoform X2, whose protein sequence is MANASGFLTPSISVNPNFKKIIRCSSSSSQGVDSFTPVESRVSRLVGKGCKLVGCGSALPHLQITNDDLSKIVDTNDEWISARTGIRNRRILTGNESLTGLATEAARKALEMADVEADDVDLILLCTSTPEDLFGGAPQIQKALGCKGNPLSFDITAACSGFVLGLVSASCYIRGGGFKNVLVIGADSLSRYVDWTDRGTCILFGDAAGAVLVQACDIEQDGLFGFDLHSDGDGNRHLNAGIKENETDHDLGTNGSAHAFPPNGSSYSCIKMNGTEVFRFAVGVVPQTIEASLANAGLNRSDIDWLLLHQANQRILDGVATRLEIPKDRVISNLANYGNTSAASIPLALDEAVRSGKVKQGQTIATAGFGAGLTWGSAILRWG, encoded by the exons ATGGCAAATGCATCTGGATTTCTCACTCCATCTATATCTGTAAACCCTAATTTCAAGAAAATTATACGTTGTTCTTCAAGTTCGTCTCAAGGAGTTGATAGTTTTACCCCTGTTGAATCTCGAGTGTCAAG GCTTGTAGGAAAGGGGTGCAAACTAGTTGGATGTGGATCAGCTCTACCTCACCTCCAGATTACTAATGATGATCTTTCTAAAATCGTTGATACTAATGACGAATGGATATCTGCTCGAACTGGAATTCGCAATCGACGAATTCTTACAG GTAATGAAAGTTTAACTGGTCTGGCAACAGAGGCCGCTCGAAAAGCACTTGAAATGGCAGACGTCGAAGCTGATGACGTGGATCTTATCTTATTGTGTACATCAACCCCTGAAGATCTATTCGGTGGTGCCCCCCAG ATTCAAAAAGCACTCGGATGTAAAGGGAACCCACTGTCTTTTGACATCACAGCTGCTTGTAGCGGGTTTGTATTAGGCCTCGTATCAGCTTCATGTTACATTCGAG GTGGTGGTTTTAAGAATGTACTTGTAATTGGTGCTGATTCGCTGTCTCGATATGTTGATTGGACCGATAGAGGGACGTGTATTCTCTTTGGTGATGCTGCTGGAGCCGTTTTGGTTCAG GCATGTGATATTGAACAGGACGGTTTATTTGGTTTTGACTTGCACAGTGATGGTGACGGAAACAG GCACCTGAATGCTGGGATTAAAGAAAACGAAACAGATCATGATTTGGGTACGAATGGTTCAGCCCACGCGTTTCCTCCAAACGGGTCATCGTACTCATGTATAAAAATGAATGGAACAGAAGTCTTTCGGTTTGCAGTTGGTGTTGTGCCACAGACCATAGAGGCTTCACTTGCAAATGCTGGTCTTAATCGTTCAGATATTGACTGGCTACTGCTCCATCAG GCGAACCAAAGAATCCTTGATGGAGTAGCAACAAGACTAGAAATACCAAAAGATAGGGTGATATCAAATCTAGCAAACTACGGTAACACGAGTGCAGCTTCTATCCCATTGGCGTTAGACGAAGCGGTTAGAAGTGGCAAAGTCAAACAAGGTCAAACCATAGCGACTGCTGGGTTCGGTGCTGGTCTTACATGGGGTTCTGCTATCCTGAGATGGGGTTAA
- the LOC139852102 gene encoding beta-ketoacyl-[acyl-carrier-protein] synthase III A, chloroplastic-like isoform X1: MANASGFLTPSISVNPNFKKIIRCSSSSSQGVDSFTPVESRVSSRLVGKGCKLVGCGSALPHLQITNDDLSKIVDTNDEWISARTGIRNRRILTGNESLTGLATEAARKALEMADVEADDVDLILLCTSTPEDLFGGAPQIQKALGCKGNPLSFDITAACSGFVLGLVSASCYIRGGGFKNVLVIGADSLSRYVDWTDRGTCILFGDAAGAVLVQACDIEQDGLFGFDLHSDGDGNRHLNAGIKENETDHDLGTNGSAHAFPPNGSSYSCIKMNGTEVFRFAVGVVPQTIEASLANAGLNRSDIDWLLLHQANQRILDGVATRLEIPKDRVISNLANYGNTSAASIPLALDEAVRSGKVKQGQTIATAGFGAGLTWGSAILRWG; encoded by the exons ATGGCAAATGCATCTGGATTTCTCACTCCATCTATATCTGTAAACCCTAATTTCAAGAAAATTATACGTTGTTCTTCAAGTTCGTCTCAAGGAGTTGATAGTTTTACCCCTGTTGAATCTCGAGTGTCAAG CAGGCTTGTAGGAAAGGGGTGCAAACTAGTTGGATGTGGATCAGCTCTACCTCACCTCCAGATTACTAATGATGATCTTTCTAAAATCGTTGATACTAATGACGAATGGATATCTGCTCGAACTGGAATTCGCAATCGACGAATTCTTACAG GTAATGAAAGTTTAACTGGTCTGGCAACAGAGGCCGCTCGAAAAGCACTTGAAATGGCAGACGTCGAAGCTGATGACGTGGATCTTATCTTATTGTGTACATCAACCCCTGAAGATCTATTCGGTGGTGCCCCCCAG ATTCAAAAAGCACTCGGATGTAAAGGGAACCCACTGTCTTTTGACATCACAGCTGCTTGTAGCGGGTTTGTATTAGGCCTCGTATCAGCTTCATGTTACATTCGAG GTGGTGGTTTTAAGAATGTACTTGTAATTGGTGCTGATTCGCTGTCTCGATATGTTGATTGGACCGATAGAGGGACGTGTATTCTCTTTGGTGATGCTGCTGGAGCCGTTTTGGTTCAG GCATGTGATATTGAACAGGACGGTTTATTTGGTTTTGACTTGCACAGTGATGGTGACGGAAACAG GCACCTGAATGCTGGGATTAAAGAAAACGAAACAGATCATGATTTGGGTACGAATGGTTCAGCCCACGCGTTTCCTCCAAACGGGTCATCGTACTCATGTATAAAAATGAATGGAACAGAAGTCTTTCGGTTTGCAGTTGGTGTTGTGCCACAGACCATAGAGGCTTCACTTGCAAATGCTGGTCTTAATCGTTCAGATATTGACTGGCTACTGCTCCATCAG GCGAACCAAAGAATCCTTGATGGAGTAGCAACAAGACTAGAAATACCAAAAGATAGGGTGATATCAAATCTAGCAAACTACGGTAACACGAGTGCAGCTTCTATCCCATTGGCGTTAGACGAAGCGGTTAGAAGTGGCAAAGTCAAACAAGGTCAAACCATAGCGACTGCTGGGTTCGGTGCTGGTCTTACATGGGGTTCTGCTATCCTGAGATGGGGTTAA
- the LOC139853064 gene encoding probable xyloglucan galactosyltransferase GT19 produces the protein MPPPRSTITILLTTLILTTLPPPHHQQQQQSDLDSDCTDRWIHIRHLPPPFNLHILNNCSSTHHPFSTNFCPFTTNHGLGIKTHNQSHSWYRTDPSLLELFFHRRMLEYPCLTADPSAADAVYLPYYAALDSRHYLYGSDYNSSDQHGRKLANFLRQDSPEIWNKHLGHDHFLVLAGSAWDFSQPLSNGNGENNPRLWGTSFLELPDFYNVTVLTLESRAYPFQEMSIPYLTSFHPPNLALFESWIKRVKRSKRTTLMLFAGGGGISSTPNVRRSIRLECENNSRLCEFVDCSNGICEHDPIKFMKPMLHSSFCLQPPGDTPTRRSTFDSVLAGCIPVFFEELSAKKQYRWHLPEDKYEEFSVMIPKEDVVFKGVSVFEVLNEIPTSEVRKMRERLIEMIPRIVYRKHGSSLGLRTKKDAFDIAIEGTLQRIKARLEDISDQ, from the coding sequence ATGCCACCACCACGATCCACCATCACAATCCTCCTCACCACCCTTATCCTAACCACCCTTCCACCAccacaccaccaacaacaacaacaatccgatCTAGACTCCGATTGCACCGACCGTTGGATCCACATCCGCCACCTCCCACCACCCTTCAACCTCCACATCCTCAACAACTGCTCCTCCACCCACCACCCATTCTCCACCAATTTCTGCCCTTTCACCACCAACCACGGCCTCGGTATCAAAACACACAACCAATCACATTCCTGGTACCGTACAGACCCTTCCCTCCTTGAACTCTTCTTCCACCGCCGTATGCTTGAATACCCATGTCTCACCGCCGACCCATCTGCCGCCGACGCCGTCTACCTCCCTTATTACGCCGCCCTTGATTCCCGCCATTACCTCTACGGTTCTGATTACAATTCCTCCGATCAACACGGCCGCAAATTAGCCAACTTTCTCCGGCAAGATTCACCGGAGATCTGGAATAAGCATCTGGGTCATGACCATTTTCTTGTTCTCGCCGGAAGTGCGTGGGATTTCAGTCAACCGTTAAGTAACGGTAACGGCGAGAATAATCCTAGGTTATGGGGTACTTCTTTTCTTGAATTACCTGACTTTTATAATGTAACGGTGTTAACTTTGGAATCTAGAGCATACCCATTTCAAGAAATGTCAATCCCATATTTAACttcatttcatccaccaaatttagCACTTTTTGAATCATGGATTAAAAGGGTTAAAAGATCTAAAAGAACAACTTTAATGTTGTTTGCTGGTGGTGGTGGGATATCGAGTACTCCGAATGTAAGACGTAGTATTCGATTAGAATGTGAAAACAATTCAAGGTTATGTGAGTTTGTTGATTGTTCAAATGGGATTTGTGAACATGATCCAATTAAGTTTATGAAACCAATGTTGCATTCTAGTTTTTGTTTGCAACCGCCTGGTGACACGCCAACTAGGCGATCGACGTTTGATAGTGTTTTGGCTGGTTGTATACCGGTGTTTTTTGAAGAGTTGTCGGCGAAAAAGCAGTACAGGTGGCATTTACCGGAGGATAAGTATGAGGAGTTTTCGGTTATGATTCCGAAAGAGGATGTGGTGTTTAAAGGGGTGAGCGTTTTCGAGGTTTTGAACGAAATACCGACAAGTGAAGTGAGGAAGATGAGGGAGAGATTGATTGAAATGATTCCTAGAATTGTTTACAGGAAACATGGGAGTTCATTGGGTTTAAGGACTAAAAAAGATGCATTTGATATTGCTATTGAAGGTACACTTCAAAGGATTAAAGCTAGGCTTGAAGATATTAGTGATCAATAA